One genomic window of Cucumis sativus cultivar 9930 unplaced genomic scaffold, Cucumber_9930_V3 scaffold125, whole genome shotgun sequence includes the following:
- the LOC116405613 gene encoding E3 ubiquitin-protein ligase UPL6-like has translation MFNEHEFQLSISGSLDSLDVDDLRTHTTYSSGYHREHYVIEMFWEVIKSFSVENQKKFLKFVTGYSRGPLRILIILNYLFWFPLRG, from the exons CTTTCAATATCAGGTTCACTGGACAGCTTGGATGTTGATGACCTACGGACACATACTACTTATTCAAGTGGTTATCATAGG GAGCATTATGTCATTGAGATGTTTTGGGAAGTTATCAAAAGTTTCTCAGtggaaaaccaaaagaaatttctgaA GTTTGTAACTGGTTACTCTCGAGGACCACTTCGTATCCtcattattcttaattatttgttttggtttccCTTAAGGGGATAA